In Ipomoea triloba cultivar NCNSP0323 chromosome 7, ASM357664v1, a single genomic region encodes these proteins:
- the LOC116025806 gene encoding MLO-like protein 1, translating to MSGGGGAEEETTLEFTPTWVVAAVCTVIVAISLAVERLLHFTGKYLKKKNQKPLYEALQKVKEELMLLGFISLLLTVSQSRITKICVSEDIMRHLLPCSLSDEAAHAAPETNSHHRRLLSGGDSIGYCAAKNKVPLLSVEALHHLHIFIFVLAIVHVTFSLLTIVFGGAKIRQWKHWEDAIAKRNYENENVGKPSVTHVHQHDFIKNRFVGLGKRSIILGWLHSFFKQFYGSVTKSDYTALRLGFIMTHCRGNPKFNFHKYMIRALEDDFKIVVGISWYLWVFVVIFLLLNINGWHTYFWIAFIPFVLLLAVGTKLEHVIMQLAHEVAEKHVAIEGELVVQPSDEHFWFGRPQIVLFLIHFILFQNAFEIAFFFWILVQYGFDSCIMGHIKFIIPRLVIGVIIQVLCSYSTLPLYAIVTQMGTHFKRSIFDEHIQAGLVGWAQKVKQRKGLKAAFGGAASTDGSSTGVQMGGLGHKESGSTDGASVRALQLMGGVGRKESGSTDGASVRALQQTGGDGSK from the exons ATGAGTGGGGGTGGAGGAGCAGAGGAAGAGACAACATTGGAGTTCACTCCGACGTGGGTGGTCGCCGCCGTTTGCACCGTCATCGTTGCCATTTCTCTTGCCGTCGAACGCCTCCTCCACTTCACCGGAAAG TacctgaagaagaagaaccaaAAGCCTTTGTATGAAGCCCTACAGAAAGTTAAAGAAG AGCTGATGCTGTTGGGGTTTATATCCCTGCTATTGACTGTGTCTCAAAGTCGCATAACCAAGATTTGCGTGTCTGAGGATATCATGCGCCACTTACTTCCCTGTTCATTATCAGATGAAGCGGCTCATGCTGCCCCAGAAACAAATTCCCATCATCGCCGCTTGCTTTCAGGAGGAGATAGCATTGGCTACTGTGCTGCAAAG AATAAGGTCCCATTATTATCTGTGGAAGCTTTGCATCACCTGCACATCTTTATTTTTGTCCTTGCAATTGTGCATGTTACATTCTCCCTTCTCACCATTGTATTTGGAGGAGCAAAG ATACGCCAATGGAAGCACTGGGAGGATGCCATTGCCAAGCGTAATTATGAGAATGAGAATG TTGGGAAACCGTCTGTCACCCATGTCCATCAACATGATTTCATCAAAAATCGCTTTGTGGGTCTGGGTAAACGGTCAATCATCTTGGGTTGGTTG CACTCTTTCTTTAAGCAGTTCTATGGTTCTGTCACCAAGTCAGATTATACAGCACTTCGTTTGGGATTCATTATG ACTCATTGTAGGGGAAATCCAAAGTTCAATTTTCACAAGTACATGATTCGTGCGTTAGAGGATGATTTCAAGATAGTTGTTGGTATTAG TTGGTATTTGTGGGTATTTGTGGTTATTTTCTTATTGCTGAATATTAATG GTTGGCATACATATTTTTGGATCGCATTCATCCCTTTTGTT cTCCTACTTGCTGTTGGCACGAAGTTGGAGCACGTAATCATGCAATTGGCTCATGAGGTTGCTGAGAAACATGTTGCCATAGAGGGTGAATTGGTTGTGCAACCTTCAGATGAGCACTTTTGGTTTGGTCGGCCTCAAATTGTTCTGTTCCTGATACACTTCATTCTCTTCCAAAATGCTTTTGAAATAGCATTTTTCTTCTGGATTTTG GTGCAATATGGTTTTGATTCCTGCATAATGGGGCACATCAAATTCATCATCCCTAGGCTCGTCATAGG CGTAATTATTCAGGTGCTTTGCAGCTATAGCACACTGCCACTCTATGCTATAGTAACACAG ATGGGAACCCATTTCAAGAGATCGATATTCGATGAGCACATCCAAGCCGGGCTCGTCGGTTGGGCTCAGAAGGTGAAACAGAGGAAGGGACTGAAAGCGGCATTTGGTGGGGCCGCTTCAACGGATGGTTCCTCCACGGGAGTGCAGATGGGAGGCCTTGGACACAAGGAATCTGGCTCGACTGACGGTGCCTCTGTCAGAGCGCTGCAGCTGATGGGAGGCGTTGGACGTAAGGAATCTGGCTCGACTGACGGTGCCTCTGTCAGGGCGTTGCAGCAGACGGGAGGCGACGGGAGTAAGTAG
- the LOC116025082 gene encoding auxilin-related protein 2-like: MDELDVLARDFGLRPGGKSVPMRSDGGDRRSASARSSPFLDDREGPVFNDVFGGPPKYTNSNTNNKASTMMNDFDYNSIFKSGNDSKNNNSKTSSLPVYDKPVYDDDIFDGMPGGLKSKSVSSSTARFDDDAFASVASQPKKNHNTDQFDDLLGNFGKNEKVTEVKSSKSSNSRGFDDLLAGFGSGNPASTNRPFTESNQPSKLSGNSNRTSSTMDDPFGVLDTSSAPTPGVFSDPLEGITKPGKSGNAKVDSSSVWGSAFDELDPLNSFGRSVPPFSPERNKKRNNESPTWDRSGKGERQTSTVRENIESSFRNSESHPQKTIHGDSFPGSLFDAPATDSQKSFSQEAASSPYPQYASVNRDENSSQVDMAPRSEEQVQASEDIWITVSEVPLVTQPTSAPPPSRPPPPIPRQTSKSGTGFFAAHPWRGDDYSSAPSYSEYSQSPKTARAASKSSPVSQLDEFEEFAMGRAQNTVDGTASALSGEEMNANSVAAASAAAMKEAMDRAEAKFRRAKEVREREYAKAARTNVQLDKDEQDFHEMQDREFKEDPERLERERRQRVKEEEEREQRRLEREREKAREIERERLRQAVDRATREARERAAAEARERAAADARTKAERAVVEKAAAEARERAERAAVQRAQAEARERAAAEARERANAEAREREVREKAAAAKAEAEARRRAERAAVERAAAEARERAAAEARERAAAAASRVNQQKNDNDLESFFSMGRASSAPRPRASPPDTTFDMQFQNKGGSEGAKATSSFGGATSNMRKASSTANIVDDLSSIFGAAPSSGEFQEVEGESEDRRRARLERHQRTQERAAKALEEKNQRDLQVQREQEERHRIAETLDTEIKRWAAGKEGNLRALLSTLQYVLWPECGWQPVSLTDLITGASVKKVYRKATLCIHPDKVQQKGATLQQKYIAEKVFDLLKEAWNKFNSEELF; encoded by the exons ATGGATGAACTGGACGTGTTGGCGCGAGACTTCGGCCTCCGACCTGGTGGCAAATCGGTACCTATGAGATCCGACGGCGGAGATCGCCGCTCTGCCTCCGCACGGTCCTCACCGTTCTTAGACGATCGCGAGGGTCCAGTGTTCAACGATGTCTTTGGTGGCCCGCCAAAGTATACCAATTCCAATACCAACAATAAGGCCTCGACGATGATGAATGATTTCGATTACAATTCCATTTTCAAATCTGGCAATGATTCAAAGAACAATAACAGCAAGACGTCATCTTTGCCAGTATACGATAAACCAGTCTATGATGATGATATTTTTGATGGAATGCCTGGTGGACTCAAGAGCAAATCAGTGTCTTCGTCAACGGCTAGGTTTGACGATGATGCGTTTGCCTCTGTGGCTTCGCAGCCAAAAAAGAATCATAATACTGACCAGTTTGATGATCTTCTAGGGAATTTTGGGAAGAATGAGAAGGTGACTGAAGTCAAGAGTAGTAAGAGTTCAAATTCAAGAGGGTTCGATGATTTGCTAGCTGGTTTTGGGAGTGGTAATCCTGCCAGTACTAACAG GCCATTTACAGAGTCAAATCAACCATCCAAACTATCTGGGAACTCCAATCGAACTTCAAGCACAATGGATGACCCTTTTGGAGTATTAGATACATCTTCAGCCCCAACCCCAGGGGTATTCTCTGATCCATTGGAAGGCATCACTAAGCCTGGTAAATCTGGAAATGCAAAGGTCGATTCTTCATCTGTTTGGGGTAGTGCATTTGATGAATTGGATCCACTCAATAGTTTTGGTAGATCAGTGCCTCCATTTTCCCCTGAAAGGAATAAGAAAAGGAATAATGAGAGCCCTACTTGGGACCGATCAGGGAAGGGTGAGAGGCAAACATCTACTGTCAGAGAAAACATTGAATCTTCTTTCAGAAATTCTGAGAGCCATCCCCAGAAGACCATTCATGGAGACAGCTTTCCGGGGTCTTTGTTTGATGCACCTGCAACAGATTCTCAGAAATCTTTTAGCCAAGAAGCTGCTTCTTCCCCTTATCCTCAGTATGCAAGTGTAAATcgtgatgagaatagttcccAGGTTGATATGGCTCCTAGATCAGAGGAACAAGTGCAGGCTTCAGAAGATATTTGGATTACAGTATCAGAGGTTCCCCTTGTCACCCAACCTACAAGTGCTCCACCTCCATCTCGCCCCCCTCCTCCAATTCCAAGACAGACCTCTAAGTCAGGGACAGGTTTCTTTGCTGCGCATCCATGGAGAGGTGATGATTATTCATCAGCACCAAGTTACAGTGAATACTCTCAGAGTCCTAAGACTGCCCGTGCTGCGTCTAAGAGCTCTCCAGTTTCACAACTGGATGAATTTGAGGAATTTGCCATGGGTAGGGCTCAGAACACTGTTGACGGAACTGCCAGTGCTCTTTCTGGTGAAGAAATGAATGCTAACTCTGTTGCTGCTGCATCTGCTGCTGCAATGAAGGAGGCTATGGACAGAGCGGAGGCTAAATTTAGGCGTGCAAAGGAAGTTCGGGAAAGAGAATATGCAAAGGCTGCTAGAACTAATGTGCAGTTAGATAAGGATGAACAGGACTTTCATGAGATGCAAGACAGAGAATTCAAGGAAGACCCAGAGAGGTTAGAGCGTGAACGGCGTCAGCGCGtaaaggaagaggaagagaggGAACAGAGGAGACTTGAAAGGGAGAGGGAGAAAGCAAGGGAGATTGAGAGGGAACGGCTTAGACAGGCTGTAGATAGGGCTACAAGGGAAGCACGTGAAAGGGCAGCAGCTGAGGCACGTGAAAGAGCTGCTGCTGATGCTCGTACGAAAGCTGAAAGAGCTGTTGTGGAGAAGGCAGCTGCTGAAGCACGAGAGCGGGCTGAAAGGGCTGCAGTTCAGAGAGCACAAGCAGAAGCCCGTGAAAGAGCTGCTGCAGAAGCAAGGGAAAGAGCAAATGCAGAAGCGAGAGAAAGAGAAGTACGAGAAAAAGCTGCTGCTGCCAAGGCTGAGGCTGAGGCACGTCGGCGGGCGGAAAGAGCTGCTGTAGAAAGGGCTGCTGCAGAGGCTCGTGAGAGAGCTGCTGCTGAGGCTCGAGAAAGGGCTGCTGCTGCTGCATCAAGGGTGAACCAACAAAAGAATGATAATGATCTTGAATCATTCTTTAGTATGGGTCGAGCAAGCAGTGCTCCAAGGCCAAGGGCAAGTCCTCCT GATACTACGTTTGACATGCAATTCCAGAACAAGGGAGGCTCTGAAGGGGCAAAAGCAACATCTTCATTTGGTGGAGCCACCTCTAACATGAGGAAAGCGTCGTCAACTGCTAATATTGTGGATGATCTATCTTCAATTTTTGGAg CTGCTCCATCATCTGGAGAGTTTCAGGAGGTTGAAGGGGAAAGTGAGGATAGAAGAAGAGCTAGATTGGAGCGCCATCAACGCACCCAGGAGCGAGCG GCTAAGGCCTTGGAAGAAAAGAATCAACGTGATCTTCAAGTCCAAAGGGAACAGGAAGAAAGACAT AGAATTGCTGAGACTTTGGATACTGAAATCAAGAGATGGGCTGCTGGGAAGGAAGGAAATCTGCGTGCGCTTCTTTCAACATTGCAATAT GTGCTTTGGCCTGAATGTGGTTGGCAGCCTGTTTCTTTGACAGATTTAATTACCGGTGCCTCTGTCAAAAAAGTATATAGAAAGGCTACGCTTTGTATCCATCCTGATAAGGTGCAGCAAAAGGGTGCCACTCTGCAGCAGAAATATATTGCTGAGAAGGTGTTTGACCTTCTTAAG GAAGCATGGAACAAATTTAATTCAGAGGAGCTTTTTTAG